A window from Streptomyces sp. NBC_00271 encodes these proteins:
- a CDS encoding AIM24 family protein: MPFREVNSKMIEATVLPGQRLFSQRGAMLAYKGDVSFTPNVQGGQGGVMSMIGRRVANEATPLMTVEGSGTVFFGHGGHHIQVINLAGDTLYVEADRLLAFDGTLQQGTMFLGSQGGVMGMVRGQVTGQGLFTTTLKGHGAVAVMAHGGVIEVPISPQRPIHVDPQAYVAHHGDVRNKLSTALGWRDMVGRGSGEAFQLELSGSGAVYVQASEEKL; encoded by the coding sequence ATGCCGTTCCGCGAAGTGAACTCCAAGATGATCGAGGCGACGGTCCTGCCCGGCCAGCGCCTGTTCAGTCAGCGCGGCGCGATGCTCGCCTACAAGGGCGACGTCTCCTTCACACCGAACGTCCAGGGCGGCCAGGGCGGGGTCATGTCGATGATCGGCCGCCGGGTCGCCAATGAGGCGACCCCGCTGATGACCGTCGAGGGCAGCGGCACGGTCTTCTTCGGGCACGGCGGCCATCACATCCAGGTGATCAACCTCGCGGGCGACACCCTGTACGTCGAGGCGGACCGGCTGCTGGCCTTCGACGGCACCCTCCAGCAGGGCACGATGTTCCTCGGCTCGCAGGGCGGGGTCATGGGCATGGTCCGCGGCCAGGTGACGGGCCAGGGGCTCTTCACGACCACGCTCAAGGGGCACGGCGCGGTGGCCGTGATGGCCCACGGGGGCGTGATCGAGGTCCCCATCTCCCCCCAGCGCCCCATCCATGTCGACCCCCAGGCGTACGTGGCGCACCACGGTGACGTACGCAACAAGCTGTCCACGGCGCTCGGCTGGCGCGACATGGTGGGCCGCGGCTCGGGCGAGGCGTTCCAGCTGGAGCTGAGCGGCAGTGGTGCGGTGTACGTCCAGGCCTCGGAGGAAAAACTGTGA
- a CDS encoding AIM24 family protein — MFRLQGSKVLAVDMTGDAVKAKNGSMVAYDGQMAFKKLSGGGEGIRGMVTRRITGEQMTVMEVKGQGTCWFADRASEINLVNLQGDKLYVESSNLLATDAGLRTGTSFTGLRGASQGNGLFTTTVEGHGQAAITSDGPAVVLRVSSQYPLTVDPGAYIAHQGNVRQSFQAGVTFRTFMGEGGGEAFQIRFEGDGLVYVQPSERNTIAGDV, encoded by the coding sequence ATGTTCCGACTTCAAGGCAGCAAGGTGCTGGCCGTCGACATGACCGGGGACGCCGTGAAGGCGAAGAACGGCTCGATGGTCGCGTACGACGGTCAGATGGCGTTCAAGAAGCTGAGCGGTGGTGGGGAGGGGATCCGCGGGATGGTGACCCGGCGCATCACCGGTGAGCAGATGACGGTGATGGAGGTGAAGGGGCAAGGGACCTGCTGGTTCGCGGACCGGGCCTCCGAGATCAACCTGGTGAACCTCCAGGGGGACAAGCTGTACGTCGAGTCGAGCAACCTGCTCGCGACCGACGCGGGCCTGCGGACGGGCACGTCCTTCACGGGCCTCAGAGGCGCCTCCCAGGGCAACGGGCTGTTCACGACCACCGTCGAGGGCCACGGCCAGGCGGCGATCACGTCCGACGGCCCGGCGGTGGTGCTGCGCGTCAGCTCCCAGTACCCGCTGACGGTCGACCCGGGGGCGTACATCGCGCACCAGGGCAATGTCCGGCAGTCCTTCCAGGCCGGCGTGACCTTCCGCACATTCATGGGCGAGGGCGGCGGCGAGGCCTTCCAGATCCGCTTCGAGGGCGACGGACTGGTGTACGTACAGCCCAGTGAGCGCAACACGATCGCGGGGGACGTGTGA